The following proteins are encoded in a genomic region of Actinomadura sp. NAK00032:
- a CDS encoding ABC-F family ATP-binding cassette domain-containing protein: protein MNTTITVPARARAQLSAEGIRVVRGGRTVLRDVHLSVSPGARWGVVGENGRGKTTLLHVLSGALVPDEGTVKRVGTFGIAEQAMSIDGDATVGDAVDRELADARAALRAFDEATRAMAGGRPGADEAYAAALDAAEALDAWDADRRVDLALEALGAVTDRGRRLSELSVGQRYRVRLACLLGAEHDFLLLDEPTNHLDAAGLAFLTARLRAHPGGVVLVSHDRALLSDAATTVLDLDPSRDGRPAVYGDGFAGYREGREAELRRWEEEYERQRGEHARLTRDLAAARDRLVTGWRPDKGTGKHQRATRAPALVRAVHRRRDDLERHAVTAPEPPQRFRMPDLPARPGTTLLSAEGVRVAARLPHEVTLALESGARTVVTGPNGAGKSTLLAVLAGRLAPTGGTIRRAPDARVRLLAQESPHAETGRAHEVFAAHVGRLITTGVLAEGEAVSLSALGLLSSADAGRPVRELSMGRQRRLDLAMALAARPHVLLLDEPTNHLSIALVDELTEALQATQAAVVVASHDRQLLRDTADWPSLPIGEGNVSLV, encoded by the coding sequence ATGAACACCACCATCACCGTGCCCGCGCGCGCCCGCGCCCAGCTCTCCGCCGAGGGGATCCGCGTCGTGCGCGGCGGGCGGACCGTCCTGCGCGACGTGCACCTGTCCGTCTCGCCGGGAGCCCGCTGGGGCGTCGTCGGCGAGAACGGGCGGGGCAAGACGACCCTGCTGCACGTGCTCAGCGGCGCGCTGGTCCCCGACGAGGGCACCGTCAAGCGCGTCGGCACGTTCGGGATCGCCGAGCAGGCCATGTCCATCGACGGCGACGCCACCGTCGGCGACGCGGTCGACCGGGAGCTCGCGGACGCCCGCGCGGCGCTGCGGGCGTTCGACGAGGCGACCCGGGCCATGGCCGGAGGGCGCCCCGGCGCCGACGAAGCCTACGCGGCGGCGCTGGACGCCGCCGAAGCGCTCGACGCCTGGGACGCCGACCGGCGCGTCGACCTCGCCCTGGAGGCCCTCGGCGCGGTCACCGACCGGGGGCGGCGGCTGTCGGAGCTGTCGGTCGGGCAGCGCTACCGGGTGCGGCTCGCGTGCCTGCTCGGCGCCGAGCACGACTTCCTGCTCCTGGACGAGCCGACCAACCACCTGGACGCGGCCGGCCTCGCCTTCCTCACCGCGCGGCTGCGCGCCCACCCCGGCGGGGTCGTGCTCGTCAGCCACGACCGCGCGCTGCTGTCGGACGCCGCGACGACGGTCCTCGACCTCGACCCGAGCCGGGACGGCCGCCCGGCCGTCTACGGGGACGGGTTCGCCGGATACCGGGAGGGCCGCGAGGCGGAGCTGCGCCGGTGGGAGGAGGAGTACGAGCGGCAGCGCGGCGAGCACGCGCGCCTCACCCGCGACCTCGCGGCGGCCCGCGACCGCCTGGTCACCGGGTGGCGGCCGGACAAGGGCACGGGCAAGCACCAGCGCGCCACCCGCGCGCCGGCGCTCGTCCGCGCCGTCCACCGGCGGCGGGACGACCTGGAGCGGCACGCCGTGACCGCGCCGGAGCCGCCGCAGCGGTTCCGCATGCCGGACCTGCCCGCGCGGCCGGGTACGACGCTGCTCAGCGCGGAGGGCGTGCGCGTGGCCGCCCGGCTGCCGCACGAGGTCACGCTCGCGCTGGAGTCGGGGGCGCGCACGGTCGTCACCGGCCCCAACGGGGCGGGCAAGTCGACCCTCCTCGCCGTGCTGGCGGGACGGCTCGCGCCCACCGGCGGAACCATCCGGCGCGCCCCGGACGCGCGCGTGCGACTGCTCGCCCAGGAGTCGCCGCACGCGGAGACCGGGCGTGCCCACGAGGTGTTCGCCGCCCACGTCGGCCGCCTGATCACCACGGGGGTGCTCGCCGAGGGCGAGGCGGTCTCCCTCTCGGCCCTCGGCCTGCTGTCGTCCGCGGACGCGGGCAGGCCGGTGCGGGAGCTGTCGATGGGACGGCAGCGCAGGCTCGACCTGGCGATGGCCCTGGCGGCGCGCCCGCACGTCCTGCTGCTGGACGAGCCGACGAACCACCTGTCGATCGCCCTGGTGGACGAGCTGACCGAGGCCCTCCAAGCCACGCAGGCCGCGGTCGTGGTCGCCAGCCACGACCGACAGCTGCTGCGGGACACCGCGGACTGGCCGAGCCTCCCCATCGGCGAAGGGAACGTCTCCCTCGTTTGA
- a CDS encoding erythromycin esterase family protein: MSQEIRDFVPASCELLALGEPAHPSQEPAFGDVRNELFAALADRGFRSIALETDRVAALAVDDHVQHGTGTLDAAMTDGFSHGFGGLDANRRLVAWMREYNEGRTAGERLAFHGFDVPAENTSAPSPRRHLEYARDYLGLDLDLADLLGPDERWSRQEAILDPAESVGDGSEAARSRAIADDMLTSLYARAPELVATTSRAAWFRARTHLTAGIGLLRYHAQAARRIEEGARISGLMATRDALMAQNLLDVRAIEAERGPTLAFAHNSHLQRNPSSISMAGMQIGWSSAGAIAGSLLGGRYTVIIGSMGRSEALGLGEPEPDTYEGFLQRRTTTWSLTSAAIPPARTRTDLAPGRHYAALTREAVAAADAVLHLGIAGARAADG; encoded by the coding sequence ATGAGTCAAGAGATTCGAGACTTCGTGCCCGCGTCGTGCGAGCTGCTGGCGCTCGGGGAACCGGCCCACCCGTCCCAGGAACCGGCGTTCGGGGACGTCCGCAACGAGCTGTTCGCCGCACTCGCGGACCGGGGGTTCCGCTCCATCGCCCTGGAGACCGACCGCGTGGCCGCGCTCGCGGTGGACGACCACGTCCAGCACGGGACGGGCACCCTCGACGCGGCGATGACGGACGGCTTCTCGCACGGCTTCGGCGGCCTGGACGCCAACCGCCGGCTCGTCGCCTGGATGCGCGAGTACAACGAGGGCCGTACCGCCGGGGAACGGCTGGCCTTCCACGGCTTCGACGTCCCGGCCGAGAACACCAGCGCCCCCAGCCCCCGGCGCCATCTGGAGTACGCGCGCGACTACCTGGGCCTCGACCTCGACCTCGCGGACCTGCTCGGCCCCGACGAGAGATGGAGCCGCCAGGAGGCGATCCTGGACCCGGCGGAGTCGGTCGGCGACGGCTCCGAGGCGGCGCGGTCACGGGCGATCGCCGACGACATGCTCACCTCGCTCTACGCGCGCGCTCCGGAACTGGTCGCGACGACCTCGCGCGCCGCCTGGTTCCGCGCCCGCACGCACCTCACCGCGGGCATCGGCCTGCTCCGCTACCACGCGCAGGCCGCCCGGCGGATCGAGGAGGGCGCGCGGATCTCCGGCCTCATGGCCACCCGGGACGCGCTCATGGCGCAGAACCTTCTGGACGTCCGCGCGATCGAAGCGGAACGCGGCCCGACCCTGGCCTTCGCCCACAACAGCCACCTGCAGCGCAACCCGAGCAGCATCAGCATGGCGGGGATGCAGATCGGCTGGTCCTCCGCCGGAGCCATCGCCGGCTCCCTGCTGGGCGGCCGGTACACCGTCATCATCGGCAGCATGGGACGCAGTGAAGCCCTCGGCCTGGGAGAACCCGAACCCGACACCTACGAGGGCTTCCTGCAACGCCGCACCACTACCTGGAGCCTGACGAGCGCCGCGATCCCTCCCGCGCGCACACGCACCGACCTGGCGCCGGGACGCCACTACGCCGCCCTCACCCGGGAGGCCGTCGCCGCGGCCGACGCGGTCCTGCACCTCGGCATCGCCGGAGCGCGGGCCGCGGACGGCTAG
- a CDS encoding cytochrome P450, with translation MSWEERLYLAAHPLAYPLLRGVARRGAVVRVPGVGVVVNDAAAAREVLMDGETFRKDGPGSPGDLWTPVLGPSVLLNMEGEAHRALRRRLTELFVPSYTGALCARVLDEPLERLAGRLGRGATVDLVDTSRVLAGTVIGEVIGLEGGSEAVYRDLFEQGERIVSMVSLRTRRLSPAQVRRARDVLDPLGDIAAKAYRAGDESTVMGRMRALGLSADEARGAAGAFFLTGTETVATLLPRLIALLADHGQLARVAADPALLDRAVEEAMRVTTPTPVMLRSVHRPAAVGGVAIRPGDRVLIATHNCCRALGPFDLDRPHPPELRRLWFGAGPHFCLGYPLAMAQIRLVARTLLAAAPLRITRRAAARGVLIPTYRYLAVRSQEAA, from the coding sequence ATGAGCTGGGAGGAGCGGCTGTACCTGGCCGCGCATCCGCTCGCGTACCCGCTGCTGCGCGGGGTGGCCCGGCGCGGCGCGGTCGTCCGCGTGCCCGGCGTCGGCGTGGTCGTGAACGACGCGGCGGCGGCGCGCGAGGTCCTGATGGACGGGGAGACCTTCCGCAAGGACGGCCCCGGTTCGCCCGGCGACCTGTGGACGCCGGTGCTGGGCCCGTCGGTCCTGCTCAACATGGAGGGCGAGGCGCACCGGGCGCTCCGCCGCAGGCTCACCGAGCTGTTCGTGCCGTCCTACACCGGGGCGCTGTGCGCGCGGGTGCTGGACGAACCGCTGGAGCGGCTCGCGGGCCGGCTCGGGCGCGGCGCGACCGTCGACCTCGTCGACACCTCCCGCGTCCTGGCCGGCACGGTGATCGGCGAGGTCATCGGGCTGGAGGGCGGGAGCGAGGCCGTCTACCGGGACCTGTTCGAGCAGGGCGAGCGGATCGTGTCCATGGTGTCGCTGCGCACGCGCCGGCTCTCCCCGGCCCAGGTGCGGCGCGCCCGCGACGTCCTCGACCCGCTCGGCGACATCGCGGCCAAGGCGTACCGGGCCGGGGACGAGTCGACGGTCATGGGCCGGATGCGGGCGCTCGGCCTGTCCGCCGACGAGGCGCGCGGCGCGGCGGGGGCGTTCTTCCTGACCGGCACCGAGACCGTCGCGACGCTGCTGCCCCGGCTGATCGCCCTGCTCGCCGACCACGGGCAGCTCGCCCGCGTCGCCGCCGACCCCGCGCTGCTGGACCGGGCCGTCGAGGAGGCCATGCGGGTGACGACGCCGACGCCGGTGATGCTGCGCAGCGTGCACCGCCCGGCGGCGGTCGGCGGCGTCGCGATCCGGCCCGGCGACCGGGTGCTGATCGCCACGCACAACTGCTGCCGCGCCCTCGGCCCGTTCGACCTCGACCGCCCGCACCCGCCCGAGCTGCGCCGCCTGTGGTTCGGCGCCGGGCCGCACTTCTGCCTCGGCTACCCGCTCGCGATGGCGCAGATCCGGCTGGTGGCCCGGACGCTGCTGGCCGCCGCGCCGCTGCGGATCACCCGGCGGGCGGCGGCGCGCGGCGTCCTGATCCCGACCTACCGGTACCTGGCCGTCAGGTCGCAGGAGGCGGCATGA
- a CDS encoding MBL fold metallo-hydrolase — translation MLHHASEKARKAVSVQPEPEDLGGGLWSVPVPIPDNPLAYTLVYAVESPKGPVLIDAGWQHEDAWAALRDGLGTFGIQMSDVHGVVVTHFHPDHSGLAGRVRETSGAWIAMHHADADVVRLFHAAGRGDRRQFELTALRRAGAAESELTGPSGQVSVSPPAIPDRELSDGDLADVPGRRLRAIWTPGHSPGHICLHLEDGDRIFTGDHVLPRITPHIGLYPYDTPDVDPLSDFLGSLDKVSAMGVQEVLPAHQYRFNGLSERAREIIGHHEERLAEVTALLSPSATTLWDLTAGLKWRHAWADMSQQARRMAAAEAAAHLRTLETRGVARREGADDPLRYVLR, via the coding sequence ATGCTTCACCATGCTTCGGAAAAGGCGCGAAAGGCGGTCTCGGTGCAGCCGGAACCTGAGGACCTCGGCGGCGGGCTGTGGAGCGTTCCCGTCCCTATCCCGGACAACCCGCTCGCGTACACCCTCGTGTACGCGGTGGAAAGCCCGAAGGGGCCCGTCCTGATCGACGCGGGCTGGCAGCACGAGGACGCCTGGGCGGCCCTGCGCGACGGCCTCGGCACGTTCGGGATCCAGATGTCGGACGTCCACGGCGTGGTCGTCACGCACTTCCACCCCGACCACTCGGGGCTCGCGGGCCGCGTCCGCGAGACGTCCGGCGCCTGGATCGCCATGCACCACGCGGACGCCGACGTCGTCCGCCTCTTCCACGCCGCCGGCCGGGGCGACCGCCGCCAGTTCGAGCTGACCGCGCTGCGCCGCGCCGGCGCCGCCGAGTCCGAGCTGACCGGCCCGAGCGGGCAGGTGTCGGTGTCGCCGCCGGCGATCCCCGACCGGGAGCTGTCGGACGGCGACCTGGCCGACGTCCCGGGCCGCCGGCTGCGGGCCATCTGGACGCCGGGCCACTCCCCCGGCCACATCTGCCTCCACCTGGAGGACGGCGACCGCATCTTCACCGGCGACCACGTCCTGCCGCGCATCACCCCGCACATCGGCCTCTACCCCTACGACACCCCGGACGTGGACCCGCTGAGCGACTTCCTCGGCTCGCTCGACAAGGTCTCGGCCATGGGCGTGCAGGAGGTCCTGCCCGCCCACCAGTACCGCTTCAACGGCCTGTCCGAGCGCGCCCGCGAGATCATCGGCCACCACGAGGAGCGCCTCGCCGAGGTGACCGCCCTGCTGTCCCCGTCCGCCACCACCCTGTGGGACCTGACGGCGGGCCTCAAGTGGCGGCACGCCTGGGCCGACATGTCCCAGCAGGCGCGCCGCATGGCCGCGGCCGAGGCGGCCGCCCACCTCCGCACCCTCGAAACGCGGGGAGTCGCCCGCCGCGAAGGCGCCGACGACCCCCTGCGCTACGTCCTGCGCTGA
- a CDS encoding glycosyltransferase family 2 protein, with protein MRLWVVIPAYDEERSIGATLRRLAAQTDTGFALVVVDNGSTDGTARVVKEFAAGHPGLDVRIVHEPEKGTGAAADTGVRHAIAAGATHIARTDADCLPARGWVAAVKRAFGDGLEMVSGPLLPRTDEFPLKFWERRLLPAVIDVAAAFGRFRPGNQDPLYLGPYVMMPGCNVAITADLYERSGGFPRTRIEDVHEDRALVNRVRYVTAAYGLRKDVTVYGSVRRLRAFGLVRTLGWYADHRYTPPVVDIR; from the coding sequence ATGAGGCTCTGGGTCGTCATCCCCGCCTACGACGAGGAGCGGTCGATCGGCGCGACGCTGCGCCGCCTCGCCGCGCAGACCGACACCGGCTTCGCGCTGGTCGTCGTCGACAACGGCAGCACCGACGGGACGGCGCGGGTCGTCAAGGAGTTCGCCGCCGGGCACCCGGGCCTGGACGTCCGGATCGTCCACGAGCCCGAGAAGGGGACGGGCGCCGCCGCCGACACCGGCGTCCGGCACGCGATCGCCGCCGGCGCCACGCACATCGCCCGCACCGACGCCGACTGCCTCCCGGCCCGCGGCTGGGTCGCGGCGGTGAAGCGCGCGTTCGGCGACGGGCTGGAGATGGTGTCCGGGCCGCTGCTGCCCCGCACCGACGAGTTCCCGCTGAAGTTCTGGGAGCGGCGCCTGCTGCCGGCCGTCATCGACGTCGCCGCGGCGTTCGGGCGCTTCCGGCCCGGCAACCAGGACCCGCTGTACCTCGGCCCCTACGTGATGATGCCGGGCTGCAACGTCGCCATCACCGCGGACCTGTACGAGCGGTCGGGCGGCTTCCCCCGCACCCGCATCGAGGACGTCCACGAGGACCGCGCGCTCGTCAACCGCGTCCGCTACGTCACCGCGGCCTACGGGCTGCGCAAGGACGTGACCGTGTACGGATCGGTGCGCAGGCTGCGCGCGTTCGGCCTGGTCAGGACGCTCGGCTGGTACGCCGACCACCGCTACACCCCGCCCGTCGTGGACATCCGGTGA
- a CDS encoding steroid 3-ketoacyl-CoA thiolase, producing MGTPVIVEAVRTPLGKRNGWLAGMKPMAVLAHALNALVERSGIDAAEVEQVFAGCVTQAGEQGGHIGRYSWLYAGLPWQTGVTTIDAQCGSSQQGVHLAASQIAAGVVDVAIGCGVEVMSRAPLGTNVMPANPRPDDWSLDMPNQFEAAERIAARRGITRADLDAFGVRSQQLAAKAWADGRFDREVAPVTAPVLDADGNPTGETREVTRDQGLRETTADGLGKLRPVMPDALHTAGTSSQISDGAAAVLLMSEEKAKALGLRPRARIRTQALVGGEPYYHLDGPVQATERVLQRSGMTMNDIDITEINEAFASVVLSWASVHKPDMDRVNVNGGAIAIGHPVGATGARLITTALHELERRDAGTALITMCAGGALSTATILDRI from the coding sequence ATGGGTACCCCGGTGATCGTCGAGGCGGTGCGCACGCCGCTCGGAAAGCGCAACGGCTGGCTCGCGGGCATGAAGCCGATGGCCGTCCTCGCGCACGCGCTGAACGCGCTGGTCGAGCGGTCCGGCATCGACGCCGCCGAGGTGGAGCAGGTCTTCGCCGGCTGCGTCACGCAGGCGGGCGAGCAGGGCGGGCACATCGGCCGCTACTCCTGGCTGTACGCGGGGCTGCCCTGGCAGACCGGCGTGACCACGATCGACGCGCAGTGCGGCTCCTCGCAGCAGGGCGTCCACCTCGCCGCGTCGCAGATCGCGGCGGGCGTGGTGGACGTCGCGATCGGCTGCGGCGTCGAGGTGATGAGCCGCGCCCCGCTCGGCACCAACGTGATGCCCGCGAACCCGCGCCCGGACGACTGGTCGCTCGACATGCCGAACCAGTTCGAGGCGGCCGAGCGGATCGCCGCCCGGCGCGGCATCACCCGCGCCGACCTGGACGCGTTCGGCGTCCGCTCGCAGCAGCTCGCCGCCAAGGCGTGGGCGGACGGCCGCTTCGACCGCGAGGTCGCGCCCGTCACGGCGCCCGTGCTGGACGCCGACGGAAACCCCACCGGGGAGACCCGCGAGGTCACCCGCGACCAGGGCCTGCGCGAGACGACCGCCGACGGCCTCGGCAAGCTGCGGCCGGTCATGCCGGACGCGCTGCACACGGCGGGCACCTCCTCCCAGATCTCCGACGGCGCCGCCGCCGTGCTGCTGATGTCGGAGGAGAAGGCCAAGGCCCTCGGCCTGCGCCCCCGCGCCAGGATCCGGACGCAGGCGCTCGTCGGCGGCGAGCCGTACTACCACCTGGACGGCCCGGTGCAGGCGACCGAGCGCGTGCTCCAGCGGTCCGGGATGACGATGAACGACATCGACATCACCGAGATCAACGAGGCGTTCGCGTCGGTCGTGCTGTCGTGGGCGTCGGTCCACAAGCCCGACATGGACAGGGTCAACGTCAACGGCGGCGCCATCGCGATCGGCCACCCGGTCGGCGCCACCGGCGCGCGGCTCATCACGACCGCCCTCCACGAGCTGGAGCGCCGCGACGCCGGCACCGCCCTCATCACCATGTGCGCGGGCGGCGCGCTGTCCACGGCCACCATCCTCGACCGGATCTGA
- a CDS encoding cytochrome P450, with the protein MTSTKTPRRTRAAARHESRLLWAANPGLFALLEAARHTGPIARVPRLGWIVTDPVLARHVLNDHAAFGMNGEGGVGHLWTQLFGDEMGQFFGGARHAEIRTRARDLFTEDAARDLVERSQGPSHAALARRLAGGGTVDVADAARVLGGRMVADLLGLPAGRDDGGYRDLFAAGERLARLALGTTASTELDPAVLARARTIVDEITAGVPEAYRTAGTGTLLGRCRELDLGLPLARGLATLLVIAGTETGASGTVRTVALLHDTGQQRALLDDPSLMGNAVREGLRVATPAPVIGRHVTRDAAVGGRRLRAGERVLLLTYRATNGAGPFDVRREYVPETRQLWFGGGRHLCLGAAVARTQVARMLATLLSGGGPYRVVSRRAARGVLVPAYAELRVRLG; encoded by the coding sequence ATGACCAGCACGAAGACCCCCCGCCGGACCCGCGCGGCCGCGCGCCACGAGTCGCGGCTCCTGTGGGCGGCCAATCCCGGCCTGTTCGCGCTCCTGGAGGCCGCACGCCACACCGGTCCGATCGCCCGCGTCCCCCGGCTCGGGTGGATCGTGACGGACCCGGTGCTCGCCCGGCACGTCCTCAACGACCACGCCGCTTTCGGCATGAACGGCGAGGGCGGCGTCGGGCACCTGTGGACGCAGCTGTTCGGCGACGAGATGGGGCAGTTCTTCGGGGGCGCGCGGCACGCGGAGATCCGCACCCGCGCCCGGGACCTGTTCACCGAGGACGCCGCCCGCGACCTGGTGGAGCGGTCCCAGGGCCCCTCCCACGCCGCGCTCGCCCGCCGGCTCGCCGGCGGCGGCACCGTGGACGTCGCGGACGCCGCGCGCGTGCTCGGCGGGCGGATGGTCGCCGACCTGCTCGGGCTGCCCGCCGGGCGGGACGACGGCGGGTACCGGGACCTGTTCGCCGCCGGGGAGCGGCTCGCCCGGCTGGCGCTCGGCACCACCGCGTCCACCGAGCTCGACCCGGCCGTCCTCGCGCGGGCCCGGACCATCGTCGACGAGATCACCGCCGGCGTCCCGGAGGCCTACCGGACGGCCGGGACGGGCACCCTCCTCGGCCGCTGCCGCGAGCTGGACCTCGGCCTCCCGCTCGCCCGCGGCCTGGCGACCCTGCTGGTGATCGCCGGGACCGAGACGGGCGCGTCCGGGACCGTCCGCACGGTGGCGCTGCTGCACGACACCGGGCAGCAGCGGGCGCTGCTGGACGACCCGTCCCTGATGGGCAACGCGGTGCGCGAGGGCCTGCGCGTCGCGACCCCGGCCCCGGTGATCGGGCGGCACGTGACCCGGGACGCGGCGGTCGGCGGGCGGCGGCTCCGCGCGGGCGAGCGGGTCCTGCTGCTGACCTACCGGGCGACGAACGGCGCGGGGCCGTTCGACGTCCGCCGCGAGTACGTCCCGGAGACGCGGCAGCTGTGGTTCGGCGGGGGCCGCCACCTGTGCCTGGGCGCGGCCGTCGCGCGCACGCAGGTGGCGCGGATGCTGGCGACACTGCTGTCGGGCGGCGGGCCGTACCGGGTGGTGTCGCGGCGCGCGGCCCGCGGCGTCCTCGTCCCGGCGTACGCCGAGCTGCGGGTGCGGCTCGGCTAG
- a CDS encoding 3-oxoacyl-ACP synthase III family protein, translated as MRARITAVAAHLPERTVTSAEVEARVATESAGYRPHPTIVERMTGIRARHVMDAGEQASDLAVAAARRALAERGADPAGLDLLVFGSASQDLVEPATAHIVAAKLGATCPVFDVKNACNSFLNGLQMADALIRTGQHERVLVCTGESPSRAIRWKVRDRAQFVDAFAGYTLSDGGAAMLVEAAPDGGIFYRDFAAVSSAWRVGTLPGGGSMHPRDPEYTYFSGDGRRLKDAFVAGGPELFTTALEKTGLTWDDFAVVAVHQVTLPYLEVLRSILGVPADRLVVTLPEHGNVASASLPLQLATARAEGRCGPGDRVALVGLAGGISLGVMFAEL; from the coding sequence ATGAGAGCCCGCATCACCGCCGTCGCGGCGCACCTGCCCGAGCGGACCGTCACCAGCGCCGAGGTCGAGGCCCGCGTCGCGACCGAGAGCGCGGGGTACCGGCCGCATCCCACCATCGTCGAGCGGATGACCGGCATCCGCGCCCGGCACGTCATGGACGCCGGCGAGCAGGCCTCCGACCTGGCCGTCGCCGCCGCCCGCCGCGCCCTCGCCGAGCGCGGCGCCGACCCCGCGGGACTGGACCTGCTGGTCTTCGGGTCGGCGTCGCAGGACCTCGTCGAGCCCGCGACCGCGCACATCGTCGCCGCCAAGCTCGGCGCGACCTGCCCGGTGTTCGACGTGAAGAACGCCTGCAACAGCTTCCTCAACGGCCTGCAGATGGCGGACGCGCTGATCCGCACCGGGCAGCACGAGCGCGTGCTCGTGTGCACCGGGGAGAGCCCGTCCCGCGCGATCCGCTGGAAGGTCCGCGACCGCGCCCAGTTCGTGGACGCGTTCGCCGGCTACACGCTGTCCGACGGCGGCGCCGCGATGCTCGTCGAGGCCGCCCCCGACGGCGGGATCTTCTACCGCGACTTCGCCGCCGTCTCCAGCGCGTGGCGGGTCGGGACGCTGCCCGGCGGCGGCTCGATGCACCCCCGCGACCCCGAGTACACCTACTTCAGCGGCGACGGGCGCCGACTCAAGGACGCGTTCGTCGCCGGCGGCCCGGAGCTGTTCACGACGGCCCTGGAGAAGACGGGGCTGACCTGGGACGACTTCGCGGTGGTCGCCGTCCACCAGGTGACGCTGCCCTACCTGGAGGTGCTGCGCTCGATCCTCGGCGTCCCCGCCGACCGGCTCGTCGTGACGCTGCCCGAGCACGGCAACGTCGCGTCCGCGAGCCTGCCGCTGCAGCTCGCCACCGCCCGCGCCGAGGGGCGCTGCGGCCCCGGCGACCGCGTCGCGCTGGTCGGCCTGGCCGGCGGCATCAGCCTCGGCGTCATGTTCGCGGAGCTGTGA
- a CDS encoding cytochrome P450 translates to MTATVSETAAVPAGFDFAAPDLMAERIPLAEFALLRRTGAPWWNAQPRGATGFDDDGFWVISRHAHIKEISRDHEQWSSNANGAVIRFNERFSPEELDVQRENLLLHLDPPQHAKLRKIVSRGFTPRVINGLHDALQDRAERIVAEARRRGGEGDFVTEIAAELPLQAIAELMGVPQEDRRRLFDWSNKMLGYDDPEYNDDPACAAAEIIGYSMGLAEQRRGCPAHDIVTKLVQADVDGQGLSDDEFGYFMILLAVAGNETTRNAITHGMMAFMDSPEQWELFKAERPETMADEVVRWSTPVTAFQRTAVRDAELGGVEIKAGDRVAMYYSSANFDEEVFADPTAFDVTRSPNPHLGFGGTGAHYCIGANLARLEIGLMFAAIADQMPGIARVGEPRRLRSAWLNGIKELRVRY, encoded by the coding sequence ATGACCGCCACCGTCTCGGAGACCGCCGCCGTCCCCGCCGGCTTCGACTTCGCCGCCCCGGACCTGATGGCCGAGCGCATCCCCCTCGCCGAGTTCGCGCTGCTGCGCCGGACCGGCGCGCCCTGGTGGAACGCGCAGCCGCGCGGCGCGACCGGCTTCGACGACGACGGCTTCTGGGTGATCAGCAGGCACGCCCACATCAAGGAGATCTCCCGCGACCACGAGCAGTGGTCGTCCAACGCCAACGGCGCGGTGATCCGGTTCAACGAGCGGTTCAGCCCGGAGGAGCTGGACGTCCAGCGGGAGAACCTGCTGCTGCACCTGGACCCGCCGCAGCACGCCAAGCTGCGCAAGATCGTGTCGCGCGGCTTCACCCCGCGCGTGATCAACGGCCTGCACGACGCGCTCCAGGACCGCGCCGAGCGGATCGTGGCCGAGGCCCGCCGGCGCGGCGGCGAGGGCGACTTCGTCACCGAGATCGCGGCCGAGCTGCCGCTGCAGGCGATCGCCGAGCTGATGGGCGTCCCGCAGGAGGACCGGCGCCGGCTGTTCGACTGGTCCAACAAGATGCTCGGCTACGACGACCCCGAGTACAACGACGACCCGGCCTGCGCCGCCGCCGAGATCATCGGCTATTCGATGGGGCTCGCCGAGCAGCGCCGCGGCTGCCCCGCCCACGACATCGTGACCAAGCTCGTCCAGGCCGACGTGGACGGGCAGGGCCTGTCCGACGACGAGTTCGGCTACTTCATGATCCTGCTCGCCGTCGCGGGCAACGAGACGACCCGCAACGCCATCACGCACGGGATGATGGCGTTCATGGACAGCCCCGAGCAGTGGGAGCTGTTCAAGGCCGAGCGCCCGGAGACCATGGCGGACGAGGTCGTCCGGTGGTCGACGCCCGTCACCGCGTTCCAGCGGACGGCCGTCCGCGACGCCGAGCTGGGCGGCGTCGAGATCAAGGCGGGCGACCGCGTCGCGATGTACTACAGCTCCGCCAACTTCGACGAGGAGGTCTTCGCCGACCCGACGGCCTTCGACGTCACCCGCTCCCCCAACCCGCACCTCGGGTTCGGCGGCACCGGCGCGCACTACTGCATCGGCGCGAACCTGGCCCGCCTGGAGATCGGGCTGATGTTCGCCGCGATCGCCGACCAGATGCCGGGCATCGCGCGCGTCGGCGAGCCGCGCCGGCTCCGCTCGGCCTGGCTGAACGGCATCAAGGAGCTGCGCGTCCGGTACTGA